The proteins below are encoded in one region of Aspergillus nidulans FGSC A4 chromosome III:
- a CDS encoding uncharacterized protein (transcript_id=CADANIAT00006282), whose protein sequence is MLHLRAVSAFTAGRRNIWRNARLTSDSRRRGLLTLAIETSCDDTSVAIVHKNDKSGAAKIHFLENITPDLTAYQGIHPVRALESHQQNVAKLVNKALSHLPYSSAESQNDPTKIVSLGDGNRQKPDFISVTRGPGMRSNLFAGLDTAKGLAVAWQVPFVGVHHMQAHLLTPRLVSALALSPGSSPNNTDRQNEKGELQPAFPFLSILASGGHTLLVNSSSLTDHRILATTTDVALGEALDKAAREILPSSLLSTSKNTMYGKLLEQYAFPNGRADYADYVAPKSRGDEIAVSKVVSKYGWSLTTPYAQTRELAFSFAFLATAVNHTLAKARKRAGETGLSDEERVFLAREVMRVTFEHLASRTIIALESLCQWVPLVPNNPNDKRQKPLPSSVPVSTLVVSGGVAANKFLMHVLRTWLDGRGFGHVGVVAPPISLCTDNAAMVGWAGIEMFEAGWRSAFEARALRKWGLEEGDESDGGEDGGQGILGVGGWQREGKE, encoded by the exons ATGCTACATCTGCGGGCTGTATCCGCATTCACGGCTGGCCGCAGAAACATCTGGAGAAATGCGCGGCTGACCTCAGATTCGCGACGCCGGGGGCTTCTAACGCTCGCGATCGAAACATCCTG CGACGACACTTCCGTAGCAATAGTCCACAAAAATGACAAATCCGGCGCTGCAAAGATTCACTTTctcgagaatatcacccCGGACCTCACAGCCTATCAAGGCATCCACCCTGTGCGCGCTCTCGAATCGCACCAGCAGAATGTCGCAAAACTAGTCAACAAAGCTCTGTCACATCTCCCTTATTCATCTGCAGAATCACAAAATGATCCTACAAAGATTGTTTCGCTCGGCGACGGCAACCGCCAGAAGCCAGACTTTATATCTGTGACCCGAGGCCCCGGGATGCGGTCAAATCTGTTTGCCGGACTCGATACGGCAAAGGGACTGGCTGTTGCATGGCAGGTGCCGTTTGTGGGTGTCCATCATATGCAGGCACACCTCTTAACGCCGAGGCTTGTTTCCGCTCTTGCTCTCTCACCGGGCTCTTCGCCCAACAATACCGACCGGCAGAACGAAAAGGGGGAACTACAGCCAgccttccccttcctctccatcctcgcctcAGGCGGACATACCCTCCTCGTTAACTCTTCCTCCCTAACAGACCACCGCATCCTCGCCACAACAACAGACGTTGCGCTCGGCGAAGCCCTCGACAAAGCCGCGCGCGAGATCCTGCCTTCATCCCTGCTCAGCACATCCAAGAACACCATGTATGGCAAACTACTAGAACAATATGCGTTCCCCAACGGCCGCGCCGACTATGCAGATTATGTCGCGCCCAAGTCCCGAGGTGACGAAATCGCCGTCTCAAAGGTCGTCTCGAAGTACGGATGGAGTCTCACAACGCCGTATGCGCAGACGAGAGAGCTGGCGTTTAGTTTTGCGTTCCTTGCCACGGCAGTGAATCATACCCTTGCTAAAGCTAGAAAACGCGCCGGAGAAACAGGCTTATCAGATGAAGAGCGTGTCTTTCTAGCCCGCGAGGTCATGCGCGTGACGTTCGAGCACCTCGCGTCACGGACTATCATCGCACTGGAATCGCTGTGCCAGTGGGTTCCGCTCGTCCCAAATAATCCTAATGACAAGCGGCAAAAGCCGCTCCCGAGCAGTGTCCCCGTATCAACACTCGTCGTTTCCGGCGGTGTTGCGGCGAATAAGTTCCTAATGCATGTGCTGAGGACGTGGTTGGATGGACGGGGCTTTGGGCATGTAGGTGTTGTGGCGCCGCCTATTAGTCTATGTACAGATAATGCGGCGATGGTGGGCTGGGCGGGGATTGAGATGTTTGAGGCAGGGTGGAGGAGTGCGTTCGAGGCGAGGGCATTGAGGAAGTGGGGGcttgaggagggtgatgagaGTGACGGGGGTGAAGATGGGGGTCAAGGGATACTGGGTGTTGGAGGGTGGcagagggaggggaaggaatGA
- a CDS encoding uncharacterized protein (transcript_id=CADANIAT00006283) yields the protein MTVPLRAPGDPRENKTPRLTFTDRGGTFTDVWASLPGQPDVVLKLLSVDPANYADAPTEGIRRVLSLYYGQEIPRGVPLPKGELESIRMGTTVATNALLERKGTKHAFLVTKGFRDLLEIGYQSRPRLFDLNIVKPEVLYSESSSGDMIRILKPLDETTVRQTLRELRAQGFDTLAVCFTHSHVFPHHENRVERLALDEGFKHVSLSSGVAAKMIKMVPRGSSSSADAYLTPEIKTYLTGFAKGFEGGNLDGVCCDFMQSDGGLVSHDRFSGLRGILSGPAGGVVGFARTSYDASSGTPVVGFDMGGTSTDVSRYGGTFEHVFESNTAGITIQSPQLDINTVAAGGGSILFWRSGLFVVGPESASSHPGPACYRKGGPLTVTDANLFLGRLIPDLFPKIFGETEDQPLDVDIVKKKFVALTAEINRDTGKALTPEEVACGFLNVANEAMCRPIRALTEGKGYDIASHNLAVFGGAGGQHACDIARTLKISTIVIHRFSSILSAYGKTPHRFYPTILPPELTKIGMALADVVEEAQEPVNEIYNERSRQELEERLSKLRGRVGKQLLDQGIAADDISYEMYLNMRYQGTETSIMVLRPDNGDFAAEFRRTHLREFSFCFPDKKPIYVDDVRVRGIGASERKDWEGDQLGQQLRETTFRPPAKGYLGRLLTNQVYFPKLGYQDTPVYLVQNLPAGLSIDGPAIIVDQTQTLVVAPNTVAKVLRSHIVIEVLSTASAVTEQPTTVDHIQLSVFGHRFMSIAEQMGRALQKTAVSLNIKERLDFSCALFGPEGDLVANAPHVPVHLGSMSYAVKHQHELHKGKLVPGDVLVTNHPEAGGTHLPDITVITPVFENTGSKVAFYVASRGHHTDIGGLGGTSMPPNSTELWQEGAAIRSFKLIHGGDFDEKGITEILLSSGEYTGCTGSRHIQDNLSDLKAQVAANHKGVTLVQALIGEYTLPTVQLYMGAIQSNAELAVRSYLTTVRERLGPHLTATDQMDNGTLIRLSVSISPDGSATFDFTGTGVEMLSNINAPPAITHSAIIYTLRLLIGTDIPLNQGCLAPINTIIPKGSFLNPSSGPAVCAGNTQTSQRVVDVILRAFRAAAASNGCMNCLGFFGGDSDGTEPGSKLEGFSYAFGETICGGSGATSTQNGASGVHCHMTNTRITDPESLEKRYPVILREFAIRRGTGGKGMHDGGDGVVRDIECRAPLSFSVITERRSVPPYGMEGGAEGERGANYWVKRVKGGEGNRAEAADQWRWVNMGAKNMVRMQPGDRCVIHTPGGGGWGVPGLSNGNSKEDVPRVQQQYPRASGSVIAYAAAQEASN from the exons ATGACCGTTCCATTACGCGCCCCCGGCG ATCCTAGAGAGAACAAGACACCAAGGCTCACATTCACAGACCGCGGCGGCACATTCACCGATGTCTGGGCAAGCTTACCAGGGCAGCCAGACgttgttttgaagctgcTTTCAGTGGATCCGGCTAATTACGCCGATGCCCCGACTGAAG GCATTCGACGGGTTCTCTCGCTCTACTACGGTCAAGAGATCCCCCGCGGCGTTCCCCTCCCGAAAGGCGAGCTAGAGTCGATCCGCATGGGTACAACAGTCGCGACGAACGCGCTCCTCGAGCGAAAAGGGACAAAACATGCCTTCCTCGTCACGAAGGGGTTCCGAGATTTGTTGGAGATTGGGTACCAGTCGCGGCCCCGGCTGTTCGACCTGAATATCGTCAAGCCAGAGGTGCTCTACTCGGAG TCATCAAGTGGCGACATGATCCGTATTCTAAAGCCACTGGACGAGACCACTGTCCGACAAACACTGAGAGAGCTCCGCGCGCAGGGGTTCGATACCCTCGCCGTCTGCTTCACCCACTCACATGTATTTCCTCACCATGAGAATCGGGTCGAGAGGCTAGCGCTTGACGAGGGGTTCAAGCATGTATCCCTCTCCTCTGGCGTCGCTGCAAAAATGATCAAGATGGTGCCCCGGGGGAGTTCCTCGTCGGCGGACGCATACCTCACGCCTGAGATCAAGACCTATTTGACCGGGTTCGCAAAGGGCTTTGAAGGCGGAAACCTGGACGGCGTGTGCTGTGACTTCATGCAGTCTGATGGTGGTCTCGTGAGCCATGACCGGTTCAGTGGGCTAAGGGGCATCCTCAGTGGACCAGCAG GAGGAGTCGTTGGCTTTGCTCGGACCTCGTACGATGCCAGCTCTGGCACTCCGGTTGTGGGCTTTGATATGGGTGGCACTTCCACTGACGTCTCACGGTACGGGGGCACATTCGAGCATGTCTTTGAGAGCAACACTGCCGGAATCACGATTCAGAGTCCTCAGCTCGATATCAACACCGTCGCAGCCGGCGGCGGTTCGATCCTATTTTGGCGGAGCGGCCTCTTTGTCGTCGGTCCTGAAAGCGCCTCGTCGCATCCTGGCCCTGCATGTTATCGCAAGGGTGGCCCTCTAACGGTGACTGATGCAAACCTCTTCCTAGGCCGGCTGATCCCAGACTTGTTCCCAAAGATTTTCGGCGAGACAGAGGATCAGCCGCTCGATGTGGACattgtgaagaagaagttcgtCGCTTTGACAGCGGAGATCAACAGAGATACCGGCAAAGCTCTGACTCCAGAAGAGGTGGCCTGCGGTTTCTTGAATGTTGCCAATGAGGCCATGTGTCGGCCAATCCGGGCGTTGACGGAGGGCAAAGGATATGATATCG CGAGCCATAATCTTGCGGTCTTTGGAGGTGCAGGAGGGCAGCATGCCTGTGACATTGCCCGAACACTGAAGATTTCGACCATCGTCATCCACAGATTCTCTAGCATTCTCTCGGCATACGGTAAGACGCCGCACCGCTTCTACCCAACAATTCTCCCACCAGAACTGACAAAGATAGGAATGGCCCTGGCGGACGTTGTAGAGGAAGCCCAAGAGCCCGTCAACGAGATTTACAATGAGCGGTCCCGacaagagcttgaggagcGGCTGTcgaagcttcgaggccgagtCGGGAAGCAGTTGCTGGACCAAGGTATCGCAGCAGATGATATCTCTTACGAGATGTACCTCAACATGAGATACCAGGGCACAGAGACCTCGATCATGGTTCTCAGGCCGGATAATGGTGACTTCGCTGCAGAGTTCCGCAGGACTCACCTCCGCGAGTTCTCGTTCTGCTTTCCGGATAAGAAGCCTATATATGTCGATGATGTCCGAGTCCGCGGTATCGGTGCGAGCGAAAGGAAGGACTGGGAGGGAGATCAGCTGGGACAGCAGTTGCGTGAGACGACCTTCAGGCCTCCTGCAAAGGGGTACCTTGGAAGGCTCTTGACGAATCAGGTATACTTCCCCAAACTGGGATATCAAGATACGCCCGTCTATTTGGTGCAGAATCTTCCAGCGGGTCTCTCAATAGATGGACCggccatcatcgtcgatcAGACGCAGACCCTTGTTGTGGCACCAAACACGGTGGCTAAGGTGTTGCGCTCGCATATCGTTATCGAAGTCTTGTCTACGGCCTCTGCTGTGACAGAACAGCCAACAACAGTGGACCATATTCAACTCTCTGTATTTGGGCACCGATTTATGAGCATTGCAGAGCAGATGGGACGGGCGTTGCAGAAGACAGCGGTTTCATTAAATATCAAGGAGCGGCTTGATTTCTCGTGTGCACTGTTCGGACCAGAAG GTGACCTCGTTGCCAACGCTCCGCATGTCCCAGTGCACCTGGGCTCGATGAGCTATGCCGTCAAACATCAGCACGAGCTCCACAAAGGCAAGCTCGTCCCAGGAGACGTCTTGGTGACAAACCACCCCGAAGCCGGCGGAACACATCTTCCAgacatcaccgtcatcaCGCCCGTATTCGAAAATACCGGGTCGAAGGTGGCCTTTTATGTTGCCTCGCGCGGCCATCATACTGATATTGGCGGACTGGGCGGAACATCTATGCCACCCAACTCAACAGAGTTGTGGCAAGAGGGCGCGGCTATCAGGTCGTTCAAGCTCATCCACGGCGGTGATTTCGACGAGAAGGGCATCACCGAGATCCTCTTGAGTTCTGGCGAGTACACCGGCTGCACAGGAAGTAGACACATCCAAGACAACCTTTCCGACCTAAAAGCCCAGGTGGCAGCCAACCACAAGGGAGTGACTCTTGTCCAAGCATTGATTGGAGAATACACGCTACCAACCGTGCAGTTGTACATGGGCGCCATCCAATCCAACGCCGAGCTAGCCGTGCGCTCCTACCTCACTACCGTTCGAGAAAGGCTGGGACCTCACCTCACGGCAACCGACCAGATGGACAATGGCACGCTGATTAGACTGTCCGTCTCCATTTCACCGGACGGCTCCGCAACATTTGACTTTACCGGCACCGGCGTGGAGATGCTCAGCAACATCAATGCCCCCCCTGCAATCACCCACTCAGCCATCATCTACACTCTGCGCCTGCTCATTGGCACCGACATCCCGCTCAACCAGGGCTGTCTTGCGCCCATCAACACGATCATCCCCAAGGGAAGTTTCCTGAACCCGTCCTCGGGGCCGGCAGTCTGCGCAGGAAACACCCAAACCTCCCAGCGCGTGGTGGATGTTATCCTCCGCGCTTTCCGTGCAGCCGCTGCTTCAAACGGGTGCATGAACTGTCTCGGATTTTTTGGAGGGGATAGCGACGGCACCGAACCGGGCTCGAAACTGGAAGGCTTTTCGTACGCTTTCGGCGAGACGATCTGTGGCGGGTCTGGCGCCACAAGCACGCAGAATGGCGCTTCTGGCGTGCACTGTCATATGACCAACACTCGCATCACGGACCCGGAGAGCCTCGAGAAACGATACCCCGTCATTCTGCGGGAATTTGCCATCCGGCGTGGGACTGGTGGGAAGGGGATGCATGATGGTGGGGACGGGGTGGTCCGCGACATCGAGTGCCGGGCACCGCTGAGCTTCAGCGTCATTACTGAGCGGCGCAGTGTGCCTCCGTATGGGATGGAAGGGGGCGCCGAGGGAGAACGAGGTGCGAACTACTGGGTGAAGAGAGTTAAGGGGGGCGAGGGGAACAGGGCTGAAGCTGCGGATCAGTGGCGATGGGTGAATATGGGGGCAAAGAATATGGTGCGCATGCAGCCTGGGGATCGGTGTGTGATCCATACACCTGGTGGTGGAGGTTGGGGAGTGCCAGGGCTTTCTAATGGGAATAGCAAGGAAGATGTCCCTCGAgtgcagcagcagtatcccAGGGCATCAGGCAGTGTGATTGCCTATGCGGCTGCACAGGAGGCGTCTAATTAG
- a CDS encoding uncharacterized protein (transcript_id=CADANIAT00010516), protein MADLAKTLAVETPDTEKQDVSTAMDEAAQYLAHSRGFEPLSQEEEKQMIRKMDWILLPMTQLFMTATLGAVDKVAISTAAIYGLKDDLHLVGQQYSWAGSILSIGVRLTLGCPFALLLQLAKKSCLEAIIVPSISLIIAGFYTKSEQPPRNALVFAAASSIINGFLSWAVGHIPSSAPLAIWQYLFLITGSVSTLWSIFVFVFLPDSPMNAFFLNERERYHAVQRLAENKTGITNRQWKWDQALEAIIDPKTWILFFFNISINIPNGGLTTFSGIIINNLGFSAVNTSLLNMPTGVMSTLSAFAFSWIAAKWSNRRCLVTMIASCVPAIGAIIVYTLPRSNIGGQMVGIYLLYTYFGPYVVGISMAQANTAGSTKKTVQYSVLYIGYAVGNLIGPQTFRANQAPAYTGGFVSMLVCYCVCVALMAGYWSIAVVLNRRRVNAVETPERDGDLQEAFADMTDFQQKGFKYTT, encoded by the exons ATGGCAGACCTAGCAAAGACCCTTGCTGTTGAAACACCAGACacagagaagcaagatgtCTCCACGGCAATGGACGAGGCTGCCCAGTACCTGGCCCACAGTCGCGGCTTCGAGCCGCTGTctcaagaggaagagaagcagatgatACGCAAGATGGACTGGATCCTTCTCCCCATG ACGCAGCTGTTCATGACCGCTACTCTGGGAGCAGTAGACAAGGTCGCCATCAGCACGGCGGCCATCTACGGCCTAAAGGACGACCTTCATCTCGTCGGCCAGCAGTACTCGTGGGCTGGTTCGATCTTGTCAATTGGAGTGCGTCTTACCCTAGGCTGTCCATTCGCTCTACTTTTACAGCTGGCTAAGAAGA GCTGCCTCGAAGCGATCATCGTCCCCTCCATCTCGCTCATCATTGCCGGATTCTACACGAAATCTGAGCAACCACCGCGTAATGCCCTAGTTTTTGCGGCTGCGAGCTCGATCATCAACGGTTTCCTCTCATGGGCTGTTGGACACATTCCGTCCAGTGCACCGCTGGCAATCTGGCAATACCTGTTCCTAATTACCGGCTCCGTGTCAACGCTCTGGTCAATCTTCGTATTCGTCTTCCTGCCCGACTCCCCCATGAACGCCTTTTTCTTGAACGAGAGAGAGCGGTATCACGCCGTCCAGCGCCTGGCAGAGAACAAGACCGGCATCACCAATAGGCAATGGAAATGGGATCAAGCACTCGAAGCCATAATCGACCCCAAGACATggatccttttctttttcaataTTTCCATTAACATCCCGAACGGGGGCCTAACTACGTTTAGCGGGATCATAATTAACAATCTAGGCTTCTCGGCTGTCAACACCTCCCTGCTGAATATGCCCACCGGGGTGATGTCGACCTTGTCTGCATTTGCTTTCTCTTGGATAGCAGCCAAGTGGTCTAATCGCCGGTGTCTTGTCACTATGATAGCATCCTGTGTTCCCGCCATCGGTGCTATCATCGTCTATACCCTGCCTCGAAGCAACATTGGCGGTCAGATGGTTGGCATATACCTG TTATACACCTACTTCGGCCCCTATGTCGTCGGAATCTCGATGGCACAGGCAAACACCGCGGGCAGCACGAAGAAGACCGTGCAGTACTCCGTTCTGTATATCGGATACGCGGTTGGAAATCTCATCGGCCCCCAGACGTTTCGTGCGAACCAAGCACCAGCATATACCGGGGGATTTGTGTCTATGCTTGTCTGTTACTGCGTATGCGTGGCCTTGATGGCCGGTTACTGGTCCATTGCCGTAGTATTGAACCGCAGACGGGTGAATGCTGTTGAGACTCCAGAGAGGGATGGAGACTTGCAAGAGGCGTTTGCTGATATGACGGATTTTCAGCAAAAGGGGTTCAAATATACTACGTAG
- a CDS encoding Zn(II)2Cys6 transcription factor (transcript_id=CADANIAT00010517) — MPRADRKNTRRRTGCFRCKEKHIQCTEEYPRCHRCESLNLQCVRGLRLTFREDAIQRGLSFGREGVWTRRPLRAQKQTQKALFEAVSLQPYLNRWVFLNVTTSDFDPNSTECLALPSDALELVAPSPLPSTYHPLHALPETDSYLLDYFIRGISPSCSLSTSHNPYVSLVIPLCFISDTLRHALLAVAANQLCLLGCNQFRQKACQHKDNALRGLRREISTGLQDEGTVATVLMLCFQDISDGCSPSWITHLRGGLHLIKYKGSPSSPSLWNFFRMYFVAHDIMSRTASDDWDNKWHGDDSAQLWSEHDDLEEIDVLMGCSRSLMTLIHKTSVLAATRAKILKNRPLTPSEVEDHARITVNLHDSLFTLNQRLPSHSGDRTDLEAIAHIKRLAAILYLTERLGPVKEAQAILGGNNHSDSYRSSPGGTQTYSKHHLITSIISSMSSLSNTNTATLLWPLFVLGNAGLENEEHRRFVLDMLLGIQRARNLGSVRRTIEAVKHAFGTKGLGLVVHGANKMLAQGTQTEWGNARFRFISLA; from the exons ATGCCTCGAGCAGACAGGAAGAATACCCGGCGGCGGACTGGATGCTTCAGGTGCAAGG AGAAACACATCCAATGTACCGAGGAGTACCCACGCTGCCACCGCTGCGAGTCGCTGAACCTCCAGTGCGTGCGTGGTCTCCGGCTCACGTTTAGAGAAGATGCCATCCAGCGCGGACTGAGCTTTGGGCGTGAGG GGGTCTGGACGAGACGACCGCTTCGCGCACAGAAACAGACACAGAAAGCCCTCTTCGAGGCAGTATCACTGCAACCATATCTCAACCGCTGGGTCTTCCTCAACGTCACGACCAGTGACTTTGATCCGAACAGCACAGAATGCTTGGCCCTTCCATCTGATGCACTTGAGCTTGTTGCTCCCTCTCCCCTGCCTTCTACATACCACCCACTTCACGCATTACCAGAAACGGACAGCTATCTCCTGGATTACTTCATCAGAGGAATCAGCCCATCCTGTTCCCTGAGCACATCACATAATCCCTACGTCTCTCTAGTTATTCCGCTCTGTTTCATCTCCGACACGCTTCGACACGCTCTCCTAGCTGTCGCCGCGAACCAGCTTTGCCTGTTAGGGTGCAACCAGTTCAGACAGAAGGCGTGCCAGCATAAGGATAATGCCTTGCGCGGTCTTCGACGTGAGATCTCTACTGGTCTGCAGGATGAAGGAACCGTGGCCACAGTGCTTATGCTTTGTTTCCAGGAC ATATCAGACGGATGCTCACCTTCATGGATAACGCATCTACGCGGTGGCCTGCATCTCATAAAGTACAAGGGCAGTCCAAGTTCACCGAGTCTCTGGAACTTTTTCCGCATGTACTTTGTGGCGCACGACATCATGAGTCGTACGGCTTCTGATGACTGGGATAACAAATGGCATGGCGACGACTCAGCCCAGCTGTGGTCGGAACatgatgatctggaagag ATCGATGTGCTAATGGGCTGCTCACGCAGTCTCATGACCCTGATCCATAAGACCTCTGTCCTCGCAGCTACAAGAGCCAAG ATTCTCAAAAACCGTCCTCTAACGCCATCCGAGGTTGAAGACCACGCAAGGATCACAGTCAACCTTCATGACTCTCTTTTCACCCTGAACCAAAGACTCCCTTCCCACTCTGGCGATCGAACAGACCTCGAAGCCATCGCACATATTAAACGCCTGGCTGCCATTCTCTACCTAACTGAACGCCTCGGTCCGGTCAAGGAGGCTCAAGCGATCCTCGGCGGAAACAACCACAGCGACAGCTATCGATCAAGTCCTGGTGGAACCCAAACTTACTCTAAACATCACCTCATCACTTCTATAATCTCATCCATGTCTTCCCTCTCAAACACCAACACCGCAACTCTCCTCTGGCCCCTTTTCGTCTTGGGAAATGCCGGTCTAGAGAACGAGGAGCACCGCCGCTTTGTCCTGGATATGCTGCTCGGGATCCAGAGAGCTAGGAATTTGGGTAGCGTGCGTCGGACGATCGAGGCTGTGAAGCATGCATTTGGTACAAAGGGGCTAGGGTTAGTTGTGCATGGTGCCAACAAGATGCTGGCGCAGGGGACTCAGACTGAGTGGGGTAACGCAAGGTTCCGGTTTATCAGTCTGGCATAA